One window of the Macrobrachium nipponense isolate FS-2020 chromosome 22, ASM1510439v2, whole genome shotgun sequence genome contains the following:
- the LOC135198734 gene encoding GATA zinc finger domain-containing protein 14-like codes for MKGLILCALLAVTSADRRPSPPSNGYGAPSSAPSNGYGAPPSNSYGPPKNGYGVDPLAALAENIPGGGIPGEDYPVLASVPDTGFDCNAQNVPGYYADTDPEAGCQVFHICQDRPNGRRQQDSFLCPNGTIFNQQYLVCDWWFNFDCADAESFYSVNELIGVQPYGYGKSNGNGNRNNGYGSNGNKNGNNGNGNGNNGYGSNRNGNGNNGYGSNGNGNGNNGYGSNGNGNGNNGYGSNGNGNGSNGNSNNGYGSNGNGNGKNGNGKRNNGYGSNGGRNGKKNGNGKRNGNGNGNGYGANGNGAAVSSNDIYGPPAAPSNGYGAPQAPSSAYGAPF; via the exons ATGAAGGGTCTTATTCTTTGTG CTCTCTTGGCCGTCACATCCGCTGACAGAAGGCCATCACCACCAAGCAATGGTTATGGAGCTCCATCAAGCGCTCCAAGCAATGGGTATGGAGCTCCACCAAGCAATTCTTATGGACCTCCAAAGAACGGCTATGGAGTAGACCCACTTGCTGCCTTGGCAGAAAACATTCCTGGAGGCGGTATTCCTGGTGAAGATTATCCCGTCTTAGCCTCTGTTCCTGACACTGGATTCGACTGCAATGCCCAGAACGTCCCTGGGTATTACGCTGACACTGACCCCGAAGCTGGCTGCCAGGTCTTCCACATTTGCCAGGATAGGCCCAATGGACGCCGTCAGCAGGACTCCTTCCTCTGCCCCAACGGCACCATCTTCAACCAACAGTACCTCGTCTGTGACTGGTGGTTCAACTTCGACTGCGCTGACGCCGAATCCTTCTACTCAGTCAACGAGCTCATTGGAGTTCAGCCTTATGGTTATGGAAAAAGCAATGGTAATGGTAATCGTAATAATGGTTATGGctctaatggaaataaaaatggtAACAATGGCAATGGTAATGGTAACAACGGCTATGGCTCCAATAGAAATGGTAATGGCAACAACGGCTATGGCtccaatggaaatggaaatggcaaCAACGGCTATGGCTCCAATGGAAATGGTAATGGCAACAACGGCTATGGCtccaatggaaatggaaatggcagCAACGGTAATAGCAACAACGGCTATGGCTCCAACGGAAATGGTAATGGCAAAAATGGCAACGGGAAGAGAAACAATGGCTATGGTTCCAATGGAGGTCGAAACGGTAAGAAAAATGGCAACGGCAAAAGAAACGGTAATGGAAATGGTAACGGCTATGGAGCAAATGGCAATGGAGCTGCTGTTTCCTCCAACGATATTTATGGCCCACCTGCTGCTCCCAGCAATGGCTATGGAGCACCCCAAGCTCCATCTTCCGCCTATGGAGCCCCTTTCTAA
- the LOC135198291 gene encoding serine-rich adhesin for platelets-like — translation MASSSTSSSSPSPFTSVFPSIPNVSLHSLSTSSTSHVPPHSSLLGHALASSTTSQQVPPGGSFPEGSRSEVPRSEAESSANRQLGISDLVGVSHSLNTAVSANLVGGASYCPSSSAGVPIGIPGMSSPFFSYPSMSFPNFSQGAGVSFSKGYGVGACLVGVTGTEIPSSNSYVNATAGDSSGIKTAAVVPRPNRTLGGMIGTGIAATPVLGTGMVRSGTSDLALGASSSALVGSPVVRNLGNVVGVAASEFSGVGSGYLGRLNSGVSTSVPLQSSLGRSAAPYAPISSSGLQDKTIHADFSHQGGSTSGRLASGSEQLQCNNSTSCVVSLRRKGSGTTGYG, via the coding sequence ATGGCTTCatcttcaacttcttcttcttctccatctcctTTTACGTCTGTTTTTCCTTCTATTCCTAATGTTTCTCTCCACTCGTTATCTACAAGCTCTACCTCCCATGTTCCTCCTCACTCTTCTCTTTTGGGGCATGCCTTAGCTTCGTCTACAACCAGTCAACAGGTTCCCCCGGGTGGTTCGTTCCCGGAGGGGTCCCGTTCTGAGGTCCCTCGTTCAGAAGCGGAGAGTTCGGCAAACAGACAGTTAGGCATTTCAGACCTGGTGGGCGTATCCCACTCTCTTAACACAGCTGTCAGTGCGAACTTGGTGGGCGGGGCCTCGTACTGTCCGAGTTCTTCGGCAGGGGTTCCGATAGGTATACCAGGTATGTCCTCTCCCTTTTTCTCCTATCCTTCGATGTCTTTCCCAAACTTTTCTCAGGGTGCGGGGGTTTCCTTTTCTAAGGGTTATGGTGTTGGTGCTTGTTTGGTGGGGGTTACGGGAACGGAGATTCCTTCTTCTAATTCTTATGTAAACGCTACGGCAGGTGATTCTTCTGGTATTAAGACTGCTGCGGTGGTTCCCCGTCCAAATAGGACGTTGGGTGGCATGATTGGTACTGGTATTGCGGCTACTCCGGTGTTAGGTACTGGTATGGTTCGCTCAGGTACAAGCGATCTCGCTCTGGGAGCAAGTTCTTCCGCGTTAGTGGGATCCCCTGTGGTTAGAAACTTGGGTAATGTTGTAGGTGTTGCGGCGTCGGAGTTCTCAGGTGTTGGCTCAGGGTATTTGGGGAGGTTAAACTCAGGTGTTTCAACTTCAGTTCCTTTGCAATCCAGTTTGGGTAGATCGGCGGCGCCTTATGCACCAATTTCGTCTTCAGGTCTTCAGGATAAGACGATTCATGCGGATTTTTCACACCAGGGGGGGTCGACCTCAGGGAGGCTTGCTTCGGGCTCGGAACAACTCCAGTGCAACAACTCCACGAGCTGCGTCGTCTCTCTTAGGAGAAAGGGTTCTGGCACAACTGGCTACGGTTAG
- the LOC135198739 gene encoding pro-resilin-like, translating into MKVLALCALFAYASADGRPPSNGYGAPPPSPSNGYGAPPSNSYGPPRNGYGVDPLAALAENIPGGGVPGEDYPVLASVPDTGFDCNAQNVPGYYADTDPEAGCQVFHICQDRPSGRRQQDSFLCPNGTIFNQQYLVCDWWFNFDCADAEDFYSVNELIGVQPYGYGKSNGNGNNGYGSNGNGNRNNGYGSNGSRNGKKNGNGKRNGNGNGNGYGANGNGAAVSPSDIYGPPATPSNGYGAPAAPSDAYGAPEDPSAAYGAPF; encoded by the exons ATGAAAGTTCTTGCTCTTTGCG CTCTCTTCGCCTACGCATCAGCAGACGGAAGGCCACCAAGCAATGGTTATGGAGCCCCACCACCATCTCCAAGCAATGGGTATGGAGCTCCACCAAGCAATTCCTATGGACCTCCAAGGAACGGCTATGGGGTAGACCCACTTGCTGCCTTGGCGGAAAACATTCCTGGAGGTGGTGTTCCTGGTGAAGATTATCCCGTCTTGGCCTCTGTTCCTGACACTGGATTCGACTGCAACGCCCAGAATGTCCCTGGTTACTACGCTGACACTGACCCTGAAGCTGGCTGCCAGGTCTTCCACATTTGCCAGGACAGGCCCAGTGGACGCCGTCAGCAGGACTCCTTCCTCTGCCCCAACGGCACCATCTTCAACCAACAGTACCTCGTCTGTGACTGGTGGTTCAACTTCGACTGCGCTGACGCTGAAGACTTCTACTCAGTCAACGAGCTCATTGGAGTTCAGCCTTACGGATATGGGAAAAGTAATGGCAATGGTAACAATGGCTACGGGTCTAACGGCAATGGTAACAGAAACAATGGCTATGGTTCCAACGGAAGCCGAAATGGCAAGAAGAACGGTAATGGTAAGAGGAACGGCAATGGAAATGGCAATGGTTATGGTGCAAATGGCAACGGTGCTGCTGTATCCCCAAGCGATATTTATGGACCACCTGCTACCCCTAGCAATGGCTATGGGGCACCTGCTGCTCCCAGCGACGCTTATGGAGCCCCCGAAGACCCTTCTGCTGCCTACGGAGCTCCTTTCTAA
- the LOC135198737 gene encoding pro-resilin-like, producing the protein MKVLALCALFAYASADRRPQPPSNGYGAPPPSPSNGYGAPPSNSYGPPRNGYGVDPLAALAENIPGGGVPGEDYPVLASVPDTGFDCNAQNVPGYYADTDPEAGCQVFHICQDRPSGRRQQDSFLCPNGTIFNQQYLVCDWWFNFDCADAEDFYSVNELIGVVPYGYGKSNGNGNNGYGSNGNGNGNNGYGSNGNGNGKNGNGRSNNGYGSNGGRNGKKNSNGKRNGNGNGNGYGANGNGAAVSPSDIYGPPAAPNNGYGAPAAPSNAYGAPEDPSSAYGAPF; encoded by the exons ATGAAGGTTCTTGCTCTTTGTG CTCTCTTCGCCTACGCATCAGCAGACAGAAGGCCACAACCACCAAGCAATGGTTATGGAGCCCCACCACCATCTCCAAGCAATGGGTATGGAGCTCCACCAAGCAATTCCTATGGACCTCCAAGGAACGGCTATGGGGTAGACCCACTTGCTGCCTTGGCGGAAAATATTCCTGGAGGTGGTGTTCCTGGTGAAGATTATCCCGTCTTAGCCTCTGTTCCTGACACTGGATTCGACTGCAATGCCCAGAATGTTCCTGGGTATTATGCTGATACCGACCCTGAAGCTGGTTGCCAGGTCTTCCACATCTGCCAGGACAGGCCCAGTGGACGCCGTCAGCAGGACTCCTTCCTCTGCCCCAACGGCACCATCTTCAACCAACAGTACCTCGTCTGTGACTGGTGGTTCAACTTCGACTGCGCTGACGCTGAAGACTTCTACTCAGTCAACGAGCTCATTGGAGTCGTTCCTTATGGATATGGAAAAAGTAATGGCAATGGTAACAATGGATATGGTTCCAATGGAAATGGTAATGGTAACAACGGCTATGGTTCCAATGGAAATGGTAATGGCAAGAATGGTAACGGTAGAAGCAACAATGGCTATGGTTCCAATGGAGGTCGAAACGGCAAGAAAAATAGCAACGGCAAAAGGAATGGTAATGGAAATGGTAATGGCTATGGCGCAAATGGGAATGGGGCTGCTGTTTCTCCCAGCGATATTTATGGACCACCTGCTGCCCCTAACAATGGTTATGGAGCACCTGCTGCTCCAAGCAATGCTTATGGAGCTCCTGAAGACCCTTCCTCAGCATATGGTGCTCCATTTTAA
- the LOC135198411 gene encoding pro-resilin-like: protein MKVLALCALFAYASADRRPQPPSNGYGAPPPSPSNGYGAPPSNSYGPPRNGYGVDPLAALAENIPGGGIPGEDYPVLASVPDTGFDCNAQNVPGYYADTDPEAGCQVFHICQDRPSGRRQQDSFLCPNGTIFNQQYLVCDWWFNFDCADAEDFYSVNELIGVVPYGYGKSNGNGNNGYGSNGNGNGNNGYGSNGNGNGKNGNGRKNNGYGSNGGRNGKKNGNGKRNGSGNGNGYGANGNGAAVSASDIYGPPAAPNNGYGAPAAPSNAYGAPEDPSSAYGAPF from the exons ATGAAGGTTCTTGCTCTTTGTG CTCTCTTCGCCTACGCATCAGCAGACAGAAGGCCACAACCACCAAGCAATGGTTATGGAGCCCCACCACCATCTCCAAGCAATGGGTATGGAGCTCCACCAAGCAATTCCTATGGACCTCCAAGGAACGGCTATGGGGTAGACCCACTTGCTGCCTTGGCGGAAAACATTCCTGGAGGCGGTATTCCTGGTGAAGATTATCCCGTCTTGGCCTCTGTTCCTGACACTGGATTCGACTGCAATGCCCAGAACGTCCCAGGTTACTACGCTGACACTGACCCCGAAGCTGGCTGCCAGGTCTTCCACATCTGCCAGGACAGGCCCAGTGGACGCCGTCAGCAGGACTCCTTCCTCTGCCCCAACGGCACCATCTTCAACCAACAGTACCTCGTCTGTGACTGGTGGTTCAACTTCGACTGCGCTGACGCCGAAGACTTCTACTCAGTCAACGAGCTCATTGGAGTCGTTCCTTATGGATATGGGAAAAGTAATGGCAATGGTAACAATGGATACGGCTCCAACGGAAATGGTAATGGTAACAACGGCTATGGTTCCAATGGAAATGGTAATGGCAAGAATGGTAACGGTAGAAAAAACAATGGCTATGGTTCCAATGGAGGTCGAAACGGTAAGAAAAATGGCAACGGCAAACGGAATGGTAGTGGAAATGGTAATGGCTATGGCGCAAATGGGAATGGAGCTGCTGTTTCTGCCAGCGATATTTATGGTCCACCTGCTGCCCCTAACAATGGCTATGGAGCGCCTGCTGCTCCAAGCAATGCTTATGGAGCTCCTGAAGACCCTTCCTCAGCATATGGTGCTCCATTTTAA
- the LOC135198738 gene encoding pro-resilin-like, whose product MKVLALCALFAYASADRRPQPPSNGYGAPPSNSYGPPRNGYGVDPLAALAENIPGGGVPGEDYPVLASVPDTGFDCNAQNVPGYYADTDPEAGCQVFHICQDRPNGRRQQDSFLCPNGTIFNQQYLVCDWWFNFDCADAESFYSVNELIGVVPYGYGKSNGNGNNGYGSNGNGNGNNGYGSNGNGNGKNGNGRSNNGYSSNGGRNGKKNGNGKRNGNGNGNGYGANGNGAAVSASDIYGPPAAPNNGYGAPAAPSNAYGAPEDPSSAYGAPF is encoded by the exons ATGAAGGTTCTTGCTCTTTGTG CTCTCTTCGCCTACGCATCTGCAGACAGAAGGCCACAACCACCAAGCAATGGGTATGGAGCTCCACCAAGCAATTCCTATGGACCTCCAAGGAACGGCTATGGGGTAGACCCACTTGCTGCCTTGGCGGAAAACATTCCTGGAGGTGGTGTTCCTGGAGAAGATTATCCCGTCTTAGCCTCTGTTCCTGACACTGGATTCGACTGCAATGCCCAGAATGTCCCTGGGTATTATGCTGACACCGACCCTGAAGCTGGTTGCCAGGTCTTCCACATCTGCCAGGACAGGCCCAATGGACGCCGTCAGCAGGACTCCTTCCTCTGCCCCAACGGCACCATCTTCAACCAACAGTACCTCGTCTGTGACTGGTGGTTCAACTTCGACTGCGCTGACGCCGAATCCTTCTACTCAGTCAACGAGCTCATTGGAGTCGTTCCTTATGGATATGGAAAAAGTAATGGCAATGGTAACAATGGCTATGGTTCCAATGGAAATGGTAATGGTAACAACGGCTATGGTTCCAATGGAAATGGTAATGGCAAGAATGGTAACGGTAGAAGCAACAATGGCTATAGTTCCAACGGAGGTCGAAACGGCAAGAAAAATGGCAACGGCAAAAGGAATGGTAATGGAAATGGTAATGGCTATGGCGCAAATGGGAATGGAGCTGCAGTTTCTGCCAGCGATATTTATGGTCCACCTGCTGCCCCTAACAATGGCTATGGAGCACCTGCTGCTCCAAGCAATGCTTATGGAGCTCCTGAAGACCCTTCCTCAGCATATGGTGCTCCATTTTAA